The proteins below come from a single Gimesia alba genomic window:
- a CDS encoding RNA polymerase sigma factor yields the protein MSERSTESVSRKVDEIYRHESRRVYATLVRLLGDFDLAEEALHEAFTAAMEQWERDGIPANPVSWLVSTGRFKAIDTIRRRTRYDQSQEELITRLEGIAELNADKLDTEVEDDRLRLIFTCCHPAIAPNIQVALTLREVCGLTTEEIASAFLTSPSTMAQRIVRGKSKIREAGIPYVVPTHVDLPERLDAVLTVIYLVFNEGYSASSGDTLTRGDLSEEAIRLARLLIELLPDPEAIGLLALMLLHESRREARATSDGELILLEDQDRRLWDRDKIREGISLVERAIGSGEVGSYTIQAAIAAVHAGARASAETNWTQIVSWYDLLFQANPSPIIELNRAVAVAMRDDAAAGLELIDAIFARGDLTDYHLAHAARADFCRRLGRSDEARAAYERALTLTKQSSERRFLEKRLQEVINAGLSET from the coding sequence ATGAGCGAACGATCTACCGAATCAGTTTCCCGGAAAGTGGACGAAATCTATCGTCACGAATCGCGTCGCGTGTATGCCACACTCGTGCGGTTGCTGGGGGATTTCGATCTGGCGGAAGAGGCACTCCATGAAGCCTTTACTGCGGCGATGGAGCAATGGGAGCGGGATGGAATTCCCGCCAATCCCGTTTCCTGGCTGGTCTCGACCGGTCGCTTTAAGGCGATCGATACGATCCGCCGTCGAACTCGCTATGATCAGTCTCAAGAGGAATTGATCACCCGGCTGGAGGGAATCGCAGAGTTAAATGCCGATAAGTTGGATACAGAGGTCGAAGACGACCGTCTACGTTTGATTTTTACCTGCTGTCACCCGGCGATTGCGCCGAATATCCAGGTTGCTTTGACGCTGCGCGAGGTGTGCGGTCTGACGACGGAGGAAATCGCCAGTGCATTTTTGACCTCTCCTTCAACGATGGCTCAGCGCATCGTACGTGGCAAATCAAAAATTCGGGAAGCAGGCATTCCGTATGTCGTACCCACACACGTCGATTTGCCGGAACGACTGGATGCGGTGCTGACCGTGATTTATCTGGTGTTTAACGAAGGTTATTCTGCCTCTTCAGGGGATACACTCACGCGAGGGGATCTATCTGAAGAAGCGATTCGCCTGGCGCGTTTGCTGATCGAGCTGTTGCCCGATCCGGAAGCGATCGGATTACTGGCACTGATGTTGTTACATGAATCACGTAGAGAAGCGCGAGCGACCTCGGATGGCGAATTGATTTTGCTGGAAGATCAGGATCGCAGGCTTTGGGATCGGGACAAGATCAGAGAAGGGATTTCACTGGTTGAACGTGCGATTGGTTCGGGAGAAGTGGGCAGCTATACCATTCAGGCAGCGATTGCCGCGGTGCATGCGGGGGCACGCGCGTCTGCAGAAACAAACTGGACGCAGATTGTCTCCTGGTATGATTTGCTATTCCAGGCCAACCCGTCACCAATTATTGAGCTGAACCGGGCAGTGGCCGTAGCGATGCGGGATGATGCCGCCGCCGGTTTGGAATTAATCGATGCCATATTCGCGCGAGGTGATTTGACAGACTATCATTTGGCGCACGCCGCCCGAGCCGATTTTTGTCGCCGCCTTGGTCGCAGCGACGAGGCTCGAGCCGCTTATGAACGCGCCCTGACATTGACAAAACAGTCATCAGAACGTCGATTTCTCGAAAAACGTTTGCAGGAAGTGATCAACGCCGGCTTATCTGAGACTTGA
- a CDS encoding GntR family transcriptional regulator, producing the protein MSLKNYIKNDLEVRLRNGQELPAQLTLESLAEHYEVSFSPVRTALAELVEEGLLQKGANRRLVLNTEQIKPLKRGKKSVLPEPPVDMFEVITNDFVKLSLQGEPIDIREEVTARKYNISRSSLRIILNRLAGTGILDHIPRRGWRLRPFRQEDMQAFLEVRELLELKALELAKPHLVKEDLQRILAGNVIPQKKSESVLIDNSLHEYIIEKAGNYYIQDFFQHQGRYYDILFDWEDQDRETAIETVRQHQSILNALIKKDWRSARKALSYHIRNNHPILSKIAE; encoded by the coding sequence ATGTCGCTCAAAAATTATATCAAGAATGATTTGGAAGTCCGCTTGCGGAATGGACAGGAACTGCCTGCGCAGCTGACATTGGAATCATTGGCAGAGCATTATGAGGTCAGCTTTTCTCCCGTCAGAACGGCACTGGCAGAACTGGTCGAAGAAGGACTGCTGCAAAAAGGAGCCAATCGCAGGCTGGTTTTAAACACGGAGCAGATCAAACCGTTAAAGCGCGGGAAAAAGTCTGTTCTTCCAGAACCTCCTGTCGACATGTTTGAAGTGATCACCAATGATTTCGTGAAATTGAGTTTACAGGGAGAGCCGATCGATATTCGCGAAGAAGTGACGGCTCGAAAATACAACATCAGTCGTTCTTCGCTACGAATTATTTTGAACCGTCTGGCGGGAACCGGAATTCTGGATCACATTCCCCGACGAGGCTGGAGGCTCAGACCGTTTCGCCAGGAAGATATGCAGGCGTTTCTGGAAGTACGCGAACTGCTGGAATTGAAAGCACTCGAACTGGCCAAGCCGCATCTGGTCAAAGAAGATCTACAGAGGATTCTCGCTGGAAATGTGATTCCCCAAAAGAAGTCTGAGAGTGTCTTGATCGATAATTCGTTGCATGAATATATCATCGAAAAAGCCGGGAATTATTACATTCAGGACTTTTTTCAGCATCAGGGCCGGTATTACGACATTCTGTTTGACTGGGAAGATCAGGATCGGGAAACCGCCATCGAAACGGTACGTCAGCATCAATCGATTCTGAATGCGCTGATCAAAAAAGATTGGCGTTCCGCTCGCAAAGCCCTGTCTTATCATATCCGCAATAACCATCCGATATTGAGCAAGATCGCGGAATGA
- a CDS encoding YciI family protein — MKFICLGYYDESAWEGKTEAEMAAMMEECMAYDDELRRGGHFIGGEALQHASQAVTLRMHSGQVDVTEGPFAETKEQIGGLLILEARDLNHAIALMSKHPGVKGGPFEIRPADEEINALIKARDEKMQS, encoded by the coding sequence ATGAAATTTATTTGTCTTGGATATTATGATGAGTCTGCCTGGGAAGGAAAGACTGAAGCAGAGATGGCAGCGATGATGGAGGAGTGCATGGCCTATGACGACGAGTTGCGTCGCGGTGGGCATTTTATTGGCGGCGAAGCGTTGCAGCATGCGAGCCAGGCGGTCACGTTGAGAATGCACAGTGGTCAGGTGGATGTGACCGAGGGACCATTTGCTGAAACGAAAGAGCAGATCGGCGGACTCTTGATTCTGGAAGCGCGCGATTTGAATCACGCCATCGCTCTGATGTCGAAGCACCCTGGAGTGAAGGGCGGCCCTTTTGAAATCAGACCCGCTGATGAAGAAATCAACGCGCTGATCAAAGCTCGCGATGAAAAGATGCAGTCATAA
- a CDS encoding YciI family protein → MKYMLLIYSTESDWTEEEREACMVKSTEVCHELNEKGQFLAASPLHPVSMATSVRVREGKRLITDGPFAETTEQLGGYYIIDVENLDEAIAVASQIPPAKKGTVEIRPIFELPEIPVKQ, encoded by the coding sequence GTGAAATACATGCTGCTGATTTACAGTACCGAGAGTGACTGGACTGAAGAGGAACGTGAAGCCTGTATGGTAAAGTCGACCGAAGTCTGCCATGAATTGAACGAGAAAGGACAGTTTCTGGCGGCGTCTCCCTTACATCCTGTCTCAATGGCGACCAGCGTTCGGGTTCGTGAAGGGAAGCGATTGATTACCGATGGGCCTTTCGCAGAAACCACCGAACAGCTTGGTGGCTATTATATTATCGATGTCGAGAATCTCGACGAGGCAATTGCAGTCGCCAGCCAAATCCCCCCGGCCAAGAAGGGGACTGTAGAAATTCGTCCGATTTTTGAACTACCTGAAATACCGGTCAAACAATAA
- a CDS encoding VOC family protein: protein MNTPDDTSAVKPIPDGMHTLTPHLVCAGAADAIEFYKSAFGAVEQMRLPGPDGKLMHACLQIGDSRMMLADENAECGGLGPQALKGSPVCLHLQVEDVDASVKQAVAAGAKITMPVADMFWGDRYGMLEDPFGHRWSVATHVRDVSLDEMNAAMKVMFE, encoded by the coding sequence ATGAATACGCCTGATGACACGTCCGCCGTAAAACCAATTCCGGATGGCATGCATACACTCACTCCTCACCTGGTTTGTGCGGGAGCCGCTGATGCAATCGAGTTTTATAAAAGCGCGTTTGGGGCAGTCGAACAGATGCGTCTGCCGGGGCCCGATGGTAAGTTGATGCATGCCTGTCTGCAAATTGGTGATTCGCGGATGATGCTGGCTGACGAAAATGCTGAGTGTGGCGGTCTGGGACCGCAGGCACTGAAGGGCTCGCCTGTGTGTCTGCATCTACAGGTCGAAGATGTGGATGCCAGCGTAAAACAGGCTGTCGCTGCCGGGGCAAAAATTACGATGCCTGTGGCGGATATGTTTTGGGGAGATCGTTATGGCATGCTGGAAGATCCATTTGGACATCGTTGGTCTGTCGCCACGCACGTGCGTGATGTGAGCCTGGATGAAATGAATGCAGCGATGAAGGTGATGTTTGAATAA
- a CDS encoding aldo/keto reductase: MQKRKLGKSDLEVSALGLGCMGLSFGYGEPVEEQAGISLIRTAVDRGINFFDTAEVYGAYTNEELVGKALAPMRDQVIIATKFGFAIDAQGVQTGLDSRPEHIRDVVEASLQRLQTDYIDLLYQHRVDPNVPIEDVAGTVKELIQAGKVKHFGLSEAGVEIIRRAHTVQPVTALQSEYSLWWREPEDVIFPTLEELGIGFVPFSPLGKGFLTGKIDESTTFDSSDFRNKVPRFSPENRKANLALIALLDRIATRNNATTAQIALAWILAQKPWIVPIPGTTKVHRLEENIAAVEVKLSESDLAEIETAAAQINVKGDRYPEAAMKMINR; this comes from the coding sequence ATGCAGAAACGAAAACTAGGAAAGAGTGACCTGGAGGTATCCGCACTGGGTCTTGGCTGTATGGGGCTGAGCTTCGGATACGGTGAACCTGTTGAAGAGCAAGCAGGAATTTCTTTGATCAGAACCGCCGTCGATCGGGGCATTAACTTTTTTGATACAGCGGAGGTCTATGGAGCGTACACGAACGAAGAACTGGTTGGCAAAGCGTTGGCGCCGATGCGTGACCAGGTGATCATTGCCACCAAATTTGGGTTCGCCATTGATGCGCAGGGCGTACAGACGGGCCTCGACAGCCGGCCGGAACATATCAGAGATGTCGTAGAAGCATCTTTGCAGCGGCTGCAAACCGACTACATTGATCTGCTGTATCAGCATCGTGTTGACCCCAATGTGCCAATCGAAGATGTTGCGGGAACGGTCAAAGAACTGATTCAGGCAGGCAAGGTGAAACACTTTGGCCTCTCTGAGGCAGGGGTGGAGATTATCCGCCGTGCCCACACCGTGCAACCTGTCACCGCACTGCAGAGTGAATATTCACTCTGGTGGCGAGAGCCGGAAGACGTGATCTTCCCGACACTCGAAGAACTGGGGATTGGCTTTGTCCCCTTCAGCCCCTTGGGGAAGGGATTTTTGACCGGTAAAATCGACGAGTCCACCACGTTCGACAGTAGCGACTTCCGCAACAAAGTTCCGCGGTTCTCACCCGAAAATCGGAAAGCAAACCTGGCTTTGATTGCGCTGCTCGATCGGATCGCCACGCGTAACAATGCAACAACGGCTCAAATCGCACTGGCCTGGATATTGGCCCAAAAGCCCTGGATTGTCCCCATTCCGGGAACAACCAAAGTGCATCGTCTTGAGGAGAACATCGCAGCAGTTGAGGTCAAGCTCTCCGAATCCGATCTCGCTGAAATCGAGACTGCCGCTGCACAAATCAATGTCAAAGGGGACCGATACCCTGAAGCCGCGATGAAAATGATCAATCGCTGA
- a CDS encoding VOC family protein, giving the protein MSDSPKIAPFLWFDDNAEAAIDHYTSIFKNSKKLSVSRYGEAGPGPAGSVMVASFELEGQTFIALNGGPMFKFNEAVSFAVNCDTQQEIDELWEKLTEEGEPGQCGWLKDKFGLSWQIVPSILPELMQGAGKSNRVMQALMQMTKIDIQRLQEASNGG; this is encoded by the coding sequence ATGTCGGATTCACCTAAAATTGCTCCCTTTCTCTGGTTTGATGATAATGCGGAAGCAGCCATCGATCACTATACATCAATCTTCAAAAACTCAAAAAAGCTGAGCGTCTCTCGCTACGGAGAGGCAGGGCCCGGTCCGGCGGGTTCCGTGATGGTCGCTTCGTTTGAGTTAGAAGGGCAGACGTTTATTGCTCTGAATGGAGGTCCGATGTTTAAATTCAACGAAGCCGTTTCATTTGCTGTGAACTGTGACACACAGCAAGAAATCGATGAACTGTGGGAAAAACTGACTGAGGAAGGAGAGCCGGGGCAGTGTGGTTGGCTCAAAGATAAATTCGGTCTGTCCTGGCAAATTGTGCCCTCCATTTTACCTGAGTTAATGCAGGGGGCAGGGAAATCAAATCGAGTCATGCAGGCTTTGATGCAGATGACAAAGATTGACATTCAACGTCTGCAGGAGGCCTCTAATGGCGGATAG
- a CDS encoding transglutaminase-like domain-containing protein yields the protein MLNRFFLTVSLALMLLPGSICSAQNQSGQALTPDAPYHAQKQDPVSHNVEFSIVVTPPYHCKVLKVWVPVPQTDVAQEIQESQFSTFPNDVKPQINREPVYGNRFAYFEFHDPQGAQIITHSFKAKVWNLDWQVNPKSVETVEKWPDSFASYLKPQSLNQEQKFQQVIQQIAAGPKNASMPLMNAMNWIDQNLAYDHINASLKADANHAFTQRRGHCSDYHGLCATMGRALGYPTRVTYGLALYPKNSPSHCKMEAFLPPYGWVSFDLSETQKLVKKIRTSQDLSASQKVTLTAAARKRTLSGFRENSWLLLTKGTDYELVPKASQPVRVVRTAYVEADGEALPDPDPANGKKREFSWMTSHRYTADKPFKKPFKDLTTLTVD from the coding sequence ATGCTGAATCGATTTTTTCTCACCGTTTCCCTGGCGTTAATGCTGCTGCCAGGTTCAATCTGCTCCGCTCAGAATCAATCAGGCCAGGCTTTGACTCCTGATGCCCCCTATCATGCCCAAAAGCAGGACCCCGTGAGTCACAATGTGGAATTCTCCATCGTGGTCACTCCACCTTACCACTGCAAAGTTTTGAAAGTCTGGGTTCCGGTCCCGCAAACCGATGTTGCCCAAGAGATACAAGAGAGCCAGTTCAGCACGTTTCCCAATGATGTGAAACCGCAAATCAATCGTGAACCCGTTTACGGAAATCGATTTGCTTACTTTGAATTTCATGATCCGCAGGGAGCGCAGATCATTACCCACAGTTTTAAAGCGAAAGTCTGGAATCTGGACTGGCAGGTAAATCCGAAATCCGTGGAAACAGTGGAAAAATGGCCCGATTCATTTGCGTCTTACCTAAAGCCGCAATCACTGAATCAGGAACAAAAATTTCAGCAAGTGATCCAACAAATTGCTGCTGGTCCGAAGAATGCCAGCATGCCTCTCATGAATGCCATGAACTGGATCGACCAGAATCTGGCCTACGATCACATCAATGCTTCGCTGAAAGCAGACGCCAATCATGCATTCACACAGCGACGAGGACATTGCAGTGATTACCACGGATTGTGTGCCACCATGGGTCGGGCACTCGGATATCCGACGCGTGTGACATATGGTCTGGCACTCTATCCGAAAAACTCCCCCTCGCACTGCAAGATGGAAGCCTTTTTACCGCCGTATGGCTGGGTCAGCTTTGATCTGTCGGAGACACAGAAACTCGTCAAGAAGATCCGAACGTCGCAAGACTTATCCGCTTCACAAAAAGTAACGCTGACAGCGGCCGCCCGCAAACGGACGCTCTCTGGTTTCCGAGAAAACAGCTGGCTGCTGTTGACCAAAGGGACTGATTACGAATTAGTCCCCAAAGCCTCCCAGCCGGTTCGCGTGGTTCGAACCGCCTATGTCGAAGCGGATGGCGAAGCCCTGCCCGATCCCGATCCTGCCAATGGAAAGAAACGCGAATTCTCCTGGATGACCTCACATCGCTATACCGCAGACAAACCCTTCAAAAAACCGTTCAAGGATCTCACCACGCTCACTGTTGATTAA
- a CDS encoding DoxX family protein: MSQPDIKTKSNSHQIMVWCGRVIAALMAFVFGMSAIMKFKGGPELSEGMAKMGLPESMVFPLAILELVCLIIYLLPWTSVLGAILLTGYLGGAICTHWRVGDPFVIQIIIGVLVWLGIFLRDHRLWQLLPCRKINQQ, from the coding sequence ATGAGCCAGCCCGACATTAAAACGAAATCGAACTCACACCAGATCATGGTCTGGTGCGGTCGTGTCATCGCCGCGCTGATGGCCTTTGTTTTTGGGATGAGCGCGATCATGAAATTCAAAGGGGGACCGGAACTGTCCGAAGGAATGGCAAAAATGGGATTGCCCGAGTCGATGGTTTTTCCATTGGCGATTCTGGAATTAGTCTGCCTGATTATTTACCTGCTCCCCTGGACTTCAGTGCTGGGCGCAATTTTACTGACGGGTTATCTGGGCGGCGCGATTTGCACCCACTGGCGTGTGGGTGATCCGTTTGTGATTCAGATCATTATCGGTGTACTGGTCTGGCTGGGAATTTTTCTGCGCGACCACCGTCTGTGGCAGCTCCTGCCTTGCCGGAAAATTAATCAACAGTGA